In Deinococcus aerolatus, a single window of DNA contains:
- a CDS encoding HepT-like ribonuclease domain-containing protein: MRDYDDIQKYRLQLAALMEERHIGRILMKSVLRPDLELADRIVLNLDYQAGHSITLLEIAQDEADIAELYGETAEELFADAFGTTGGVAFIDPTHGLQLAGMGGGPPVFGTRLADMLEAIDRLEEYADALDRDSFCKDPTGAVADAIRWQMTVLGEAARTIPDHLRSEYDAIPFKALCGLRDVWSEPITPDQWSSTSKRNDSGRR; encoded by the coding sequence GGATTACGACGACATTCAAAAGTACAGACTGCAACTTGCGGCGCTCATGGAAGAACGCCACATAGGGCGGATCTTGATGAAGTCGGTGCTGCGTCCTGATCTGGAACTGGCGGACAGGATCGTCCTGAACCTGGACTATCAGGCAGGCCATTCCATCACCTTGCTGGAGATCGCGCAGGATGAGGCCGATATTGCAGAGCTGTATGGGGAAACTGCGGAAGAGTTATTTGCGGATGCCTTCGGCACGACAGGTGGAGTCGCATTTATTGATCCCACTCACGGGCTCCAACTGGCTGGGATGGGTGGTGGCCCACCCGTCTTCGGAACCCGCCTGGCAGACATGCTGGAGGCCATTGACCGACTTGAAGAGTATGCAGACGCTTTGGACAGGGATTCATTCTGCAAAGACCCCACCGGCGCAGTCGCAGATGCTATTCGCTGGCAGATGACAGTGTTAGGAGAGGCGGCCCGAACCATTCCAGACCACTTACGCTCCGAGTATGACGCCATCCCTTTCAAGGCGCTCTGTGGCTTGCGGGATGTTTGGAGTGAACCCATAACTCCGGACCAGTGGTCAAGCACTTCTAAGCGGAATGATAGCGGGCGGCGAA